Proteins encoded in a region of the Anopheles aquasalis chromosome 2, idAnoAquaMG_Q_19, whole genome shotgun sequence genome:
- the LOC126580810 gene encoding protein OPI10 homolog yields the protein MLNALGVIVSGRLVQTDFQEISDTHFLITIPDADNVNHVVVFLTGTAPFPEGMAGGVYFSWPDPNAPPSWQLLGYISNSKPSAIFKISQLKKLDEIVGQGGNGMMNNNVFGTNLPISHIAQIGVSIEPEASLVQQTPATATSSTYYQFGQKILENFFNFVSSFSVTQSQMTPNFNETYVPLSTLQTWYTNFERRLQQNPNFWKN from the exons ATGTTGAACGCTTTAGGGGTGATCGTCTCCGGAAGATTG GTTCAAACCGACTTCCAGGAGATCAGCGACACGCACTTTCTAATCACCATCCCCGACGCGGACAACGTGAACCATGTGGTGGTCTTTCTTACCGGTACCGCACCATTTCCCGAAGGAATGGCCGGTGGAG TGTACTTTAGTTGGCCAGATCCGAATGCTCCGCCCAGCTGGCAGTTGCTAGGTTACATCTCCAACTCGAAACCGTCTGCGATATTTAAAATTTCTCAACTGAAGAAGCTGGACGAGATCGTCGGCCAGGGCGGTAACGGTATGATGAACAACAATGTGTTTGGCACGAACCTGCCCATTTCACACATCGCCCAGATCGGTGTCTCGATCGAACCGGAAGCCTCGCTTGTACAGCAAACGCCTGCTACG GCTACCTCAAGCACGTACTATCAATTCGGTCAGAAGATTCTCGAGAACTTCTTCAATTTTGTCAGCAGCTTCTCGGTGACCCAGAGCCAGATGACACCGAACTTCAACGAAACGTACGTGCCACTCTCGACGCTGCAAACGTGGTACACCAACTTCGAGCGGCGGTTGCAGCAAAATCCCAACTTTTGGAAAAACTAA
- the LOC126580809 gene encoding cysteine sulfinic acid decarboxylase — MNDGTHNGHDAGNEWAMLDRIYRILTEEGYLGGSTSTERSHVPPVVKFEHPADLKRLIHFPMDEKEPSSEATIERIIRQVLHYSVRTGHPHFHNQLFAGVDPYGLTGSWITEALNTSQYTFEVGPTCTLIENAVIEKCLQLFGFPATGDGILCPGGSMSNMYAIVAARFRRVPDVKRTGVTNLPEPLVAFTSEDAHYSITKAVHWLGIGLNNLIKVKTDHTGRMIPEELERAIENVITSGRRPFFVNATAGTTVLGAFDDFNAIADICARYTLWLHVDACLGGTAILSRSHRHLLAGVQRAHSLAWNPHKTLGAPLQCSVLVVQERGLLHECNAANADYLFQQDKFYDISYDTGDKSVQCGRKVDAIKFWLMYKARGETGLESLVDNAFECSRYLHELVSTRAGFRPVLTQFQYTNISFWYIPSWMRWTQEEPPTERWWQRLYTVTADIKERMVMRGTALVGYVPLLHKGIGNFFRMVVTCHPRPTRESMLFIVDEIERIGESFGIQNTDPDLNRNESNPE; from the exons atgaacgatggcACACATAATGGACACGACGCTGGCAACGAGTGGGCCATGCTGGATCGCATTTATCGGATACTGACCGAGGAGGGATATCTCGGAGGATCGACATCGACCGAGCGGAGCCATGTGCCGCCGGTGGTCAAGTTTGAGCATCCGGCCGACTTAAAG CGGTTAATACACTTCCCGATGGACGAAAAGGAACCGAGCAGTGAGGCCACGATCGAGCGGATCATCCGCCAGGTGCTGCACTACTCCGTAAGGACCGGCCATCCACACTTCCACAATCAACTGTTTGCCGGCGTCGATCCGTACGGTCTCACCGGTAGCTGGATCACGGAAGCCCTCAACACTAGTCA GTACACCTTCGAGGTGGGTCCCACGTGTACGTTGATCGAGAATGCGGTAATCGAGAAGTGTCTGCAACTGTTCGGCTTCCCTGCTACTGGCGATGGCATCCTGTGCCCTGGTGGTTCTATGTCCAATATGTACGCAATCGTGGCCGCCAGGTTTCGAAGGGTACCGGATGTAAAGCGGACGGGTGTTACCAACCTTCCGGAACCGCTCGTAGCCTTTACCTCCGAAGAT GCTCACTACAGTATCACGAAAGCTGTTCACTGGCTAGGGATTGGTTTGAACAATCTGATCAAAGTGAAAACCGATCACACCGGACGGATGATACCGGAGGAGCTGGAACGTGCGATCGAGAACGTGATCACATCGGGAAGGCGTCCTTTCTTCGTCAATGCAACGGCCGGTACGACGGTGCTCGGTGCGTTCGATGATTTCAACGCGATCGCCGACATCTGCGCACGCTACACCCTCTGGTTGCACGTGGACGCATGTCTCGGTGGGACCGCCATTCTGTCGCGCTCCCATCGCCATCTACTGGCCGGTGTGCAACGGGCCCATTCGTTGGCCTGGAATCCCCACAAAACGCTTGGTGCACCATTACAGTgctcggtgttggtggtgcaggaGCGTGGTTTACTGCACGAGTGCAACGCCGCCAACGCGGACTATCTCTTCCAGCAGGACAAATTCTACGACATCTCGTACGATACGGGCGACAAGAGTGTCCAGTGTGGCCGGAAGGTGGACGCCATCAAGTTCTGGCTCATGTACAAGGCCCGTGGTGAGACCGGACTCGAATCTCTGGTCGATAATGCGTTCGAGTGCTCCCGATATCTGCACGAGCTGGTGAGCACCCGTGCCGGCTTCCGACCGGTGCTGACCCAGTTCCAATACACGAACATTAGCTTCTGGTACATACCGAGTTGGATGCGGTGGACACAAGAGGAGCCTCCCACTGAGCGATGGTGGCAACGGTTGTACACCGTCACGGCCGACATCAAGGAGCGCATGGTCATGCGTGGAACGGCCCTGGTCGGATACGTGCCACTGTTGCACAAGGGTATCGGGAACTTTTTCCGCATGGTCGTAACCTGCCATCCACGGCCGACCCGGGAGTCGATGCTGTTCATCGTAGACGAGATCGAGCGCATCGGGGAATCGTTCGGAATTCAGAACACGGACCCGGACCTGAACCGGAATGAAAGCAACCCAGAGTGA